The genomic window TTTAAAGAAAAACGTAAAATTTGTAAAAGGAAATCAAGCTGAAGTAGAAATTTCTCGATTGCCAAAAGGCGTTTACATTGTAAAAGTTAACGATAGTAAAGGTTCTTATTCGAAAAAAATCTTGAAGCAATAATTACAATCCACACAATTCAATTAGTAATTTGTATTGAATGTGAAAAGGCTGTCATCCCATCTGACAGCCTTTGTTTTTTATTTTATCCGATCAATTGTGTAAACAAATCCTGATTGTCATTCAGATATTGAAACTCAAAACCATTTTCGGTCATTTTCAATTTAATTGGCATAATATCATTTTTGTTTTTCAATTCTAAACCAACCACAACAGAACCTACTTCACGACTATTTTTCTTCGCAAACTGAAAATATGTAATATCATCGTCTGGGCCTAAAATATTATTGACAAATTCTTTTAAAGCTCCTGGTCGCTGTGGAAACTGAATCATAAAATAATGCATTAAACCTTCGTAAAGCAAGGAACGTTCTTTTATTTCGGCTGTTCTTTCAATGTCATTATTGCTTCCGCTTACAATGCAGACCACATTTTTGCCTTTTATTTTATCTTTATAAAAATCCAAAGCAGCAATTGTTAGTGCTCCCGCTGGTTCTACAACCATTGCTTCTTCGTTGTATAATCTCAAAATTGTAGTGCAGACTTTTCCTTCTGGAACCAGAATAATATCTTCTAAATTATATCGGCAGATTTCAAAAGTTTTGTCGCCAACTTGTTTTACTGCTGCACCGTCTACAAATTTATCGATTGATTTTAGAGGTGTATTTTTATTTTCTTCAATTGATGTTTTCATCGAAGGAGCACCTTTTGGTTCAACGCCAATGATTTTTGTATGCGGACTTAAATGTTTGAAAACTTCAGACAATCCTGAAGCTAGTCCGCCGCCGCCAATAGGAACAAAAACATAATCTATTGGTTCTTTAAAACTTTCTAAGATTTCCAATCCTACAGTTCCTTGACCAGCGATTACTTTTTCATCATCAAAAGGATGAATAAATGTTTTGTGATTTTTGATAGCATCAGCCGTTGCAGAAGCATAAGCATCATCAAAAGTATCTCCCGTTAAAACAATTTCAACAAACGATTTTCCAAATAATTGAACTTGTTTTACTTTTTGTTTTGGAGTAGTTTTTGGCATGTAAATTTTACCATGAATCTTTAAAAGATTGCAAGAATAAGCGACTCCTTGAGCATGATTTCCTGCACTGGCGCATACAGTTCCGTTTGCTTTTTCTTTTTCGCTTAACGAAGAAATCTTATTGTAAGCACCCCGAATTTTATACGAACGCACAATTTGTAAATCTTCTCTTTTTAATAAAATAGTCGATTCAAATTCGTCTGAAAGATTTAAATTTTGCGTTAAAGGCGTTGCAGCAACTACATTCTCAAGATGCTTTTGGGCATTAAGTACTTCGTCAAATAAACTCATGATGTTTTTCGTTTTGCCACGAATTACGCGAATTGACACTAATTTTATTATTTTTAGAAAAAAAAATAATTCGTGCTAATTTGTGTAATTCGTGGCTATTTAAAATTATTTTTAAAATAAAAAACCTCCCAATTGGGAGGTTTCTATAAATTATATTTTACAAACTTATATAACACCTCGCCATTACTGCTGAATTGCAATAATGCTAATAATAGCGATAATAATGTTGTTAAAGTTTGTCATTTTCTTTACTGATTGAAGCGCAAATGTATTAATTATTTCTGAAAAGTTCGCAACTATTTAAAGTTTTACAAAAACTGAAAACTGTCAACTGCGACTGAAAACTATTTTTTAACTGGCGGATATTGAGCTAAAATTTTAGCAACGAATTCAGCAATCTTTTCATCTTTTTTATCGATGTTTCTTGTCAAAGTTCCAACTCCTTCACCTTGCCAGATCATTTCTTTCTTTTTAGCATCGATTAAATCAATATACAAAGTGCCTTCCGTAGAAGTAGAAACTGTAGTTTGTCCTCCGTACATCATGTAAGGATTCCAACCCCAGCCCCAGCCATAACCCCAGCCAGCAGTAAATTGGTTTACATCTACTTGCTCTCTTGATTTTGTAAAAATGTTTACCAGCAAGTCAGGATTTTCACTTTTGGTAAAACCTTTAGCCTGCATCTGATCATCAATTGCACGTAGAATTCTTCTTTTGTCTAAATCTGATATTTCAACCTTGTCAATTCCGGGCTTAAAATAGGCATACGTTTTATAAGGCGTAAAATCGACAGTTTTGTCATAATCAGAATAAACGGTCACAGTACTGCAAGAAGTAAGTATCAGCAGTAGCAAAAACGGAATTAACTTAAGTGTTTTCATATTTCTAAGAATTAATGTTCTTTTTTAAATCTGCCAGGATGAGCGTAGTCAAAGCCCTTTCGTCTCTATAAGCCTTCGACTTCGCTCAGGATGACATTACGTTATTTTAAAGCAAACTTTCATCGACTAGATTAGGTAAAGTTACTTTTAATAATGGCTCAACTTCCATGGCACGTTTTATCGCAAAAACAGCACCTTCATTTCTAGCCCAGCTTCTTCTGGAAATTCCGTTGTTAACATCCCAGAAAAGCATTGAAGCTAAACGCTTTGAAGCCTCAGTAGAGCCATCAAGAACCATACCAAATCCACCATTTATAACTTCTCCCCAGCCAACTCCGCCGCCATTGTGAATAGAAACCCAAGTTGCTCCTCTGAAGCTATCTCCAATTACATTATGAATCGCCATATCGGCAGTAAAACGAGAACCGTCATAAATATTTGAAGTTTCTCTGTAAGGAGAATCAGTCCCAGAAACGTCGTGGTGATCGCGTCCTAAAACAACTGCGCCAATTTCGCCTTTTGCGATTGCTTGATTAAAAGCTTCAGCGATTTTAATTCGTCCTTCAGCATCTGCATAAAGAATTCGAGCTTGAGAACCTACAACCAGTTTATTTTCTTGCGCACCTTTTATCCATTTGATATTATCCTGCATTTGCTGCTGAATTTCATTTGGAGCAGTTTCTGCCATTTTCTCTAAAACTTCACAAGCAATGGCATCAGTTTTTAATAAGTCTTCAGGTTTTCCAGAAGTACAA from Flavobacterium sp. KACC 22763 includes these protein-coding regions:
- the ilvA gene encoding threonine ammonia-lyase IlvA encodes the protein MSLFDEVLNAQKHLENVVAATPLTQNLNLSDEFESTILLKREDLQIVRSYKIRGAYNKISSLSEKEKANGTVCASAGNHAQGVAYSCNLLKIHGKIYMPKTTPKQKVKQVQLFGKSFVEIVLTGDTFDDAYASATADAIKNHKTFIHPFDDEKVIAGQGTVGLEILESFKEPIDYVFVPIGGGGLASGLSEVFKHLSPHTKIIGVEPKGAPSMKTSIEENKNTPLKSIDKFVDGAAVKQVGDKTFEICRYNLEDIILVPEGKVCTTILRLYNEEAMVVEPAGALTIAALDFYKDKIKGKNVVCIVSGSNNDIERTAEIKERSLLYEGLMHYFMIQFPQRPGALKEFVNNILGPDDDITYFQFAKKNSREVGSVVVGLELKNKNDIMPIKLKMTENGFEFQYLNDNQDLFTQLIG
- a CDS encoding DUF4136 domain-containing protein; the encoded protein is MKTLKLIPFLLLLILTSCSTVTVYSDYDKTVDFTPYKTYAYFKPGIDKVEISDLDKRRILRAIDDQMQAKGFTKSENPDLLVNIFTKSREQVDVNQFTAGWGYGWGWGWNPYMMYGGQTTVSTSTEGTLYIDLIDAKKKEMIWQGEGVGTLTRNIDKKDEKIAEFVAKILAQYPPVKK